The Dermacentor silvarum isolate Dsil-2018 chromosome 11, BIME_Dsil_1.4, whole genome shotgun sequence region TGCGTCAGCTCTGGTGGGTGTGGCTTAAGCACGCGCTTGTCAGGGTTTGCCCTACCCATCGTAGAGGTCGCAAGCTGCAAACATCTGCGCGCGACACCGCCCGAGTCAAGAGAAGAGGGTCCGGGACGCGCGGGCCGGAGTCTCGGTCTTGCCACGGTCAACGGCCTTGGACGGGATTGGCGCTCGTGACAGCCAGGAAGGcgtcgtcggacgacgctcgatGATGGCACCGGTGCGGGTAGTCGAAAATCTGGGACAGCCGGAGCAGAAGCAGCTGAGTCATGTTGCCTGGAGATGTCCAACGTGGGCACGACGCGAAGGACAGGATGAGACGGTGGACGCGAGACTGCATCGCGGCTCGCGTCGCGGGATGATGGTGTCAGTCTAGCTGCCCTATCCTCGTCGCGCGACGATTGTGCACAGCCCCCAACGTCTGACTTGGCAGCGTGGAGGCCAGAAGGGCCCAATGGCAAGTCGGTCGAATGAGAGGACGGGCAGCGCAGGGCAGGGCCGAAGGTTACAGCTGCTGCGTCGCTCTCGATGGCTTGTAGGTGCCGCGGTGTATCGACAGTTGGCAAGGTCGGAGGCAGCGGAGACGGCACGGGGCAGGGCTCTTGAGTTGACCCGGAGgctcgctcagccggcagcgtAGACAACTCGGGTGAAGCGTTGGTCGGGGACCGAATAGCAGGAGCGACGTCGTTGGcgccagacccgatggcgtggggcacggtagccggcgttgggtcggcgatgtctccacggtcgcctgccatcgttggggcgagaaaggcgatgacctggccggtgtcatggtcgtgacgataccctcggcgacaacattgCATCCATGGGAAAGAAATCGCGAATACGCAGCTGCGGCGTGAAAACGGCAGTTGACTGCGTAAACACACTCGTGATGACGTCATTCAGGACAGCACAACAAACTTTATTGCGCAGCACGTGTCCAGCAGAGTTAACAAGTGAAATGGAACGACTTTGTGTAGGTTTAACAAATTTCCAGAACTTGGAAGGGATGGTGGAAAGAAGAGAAGGGGAGTGTACtcaccagaaaaaaataaagaatccTTTGCCTGTTTGATAGCAATGCGATATGAGCCCAAAAATTTGGGGAGGGGGAAAGAAGAGATAAGaaggagagagaagaaaaataataaagagtcagtcattggCAGAGGAATGTCCGCCGTCACAAGCGCTCGTACAGTCCAGTAGCCTTCAAGAAGTGcggaagggcttttgtggcctttcgcatgcaagaatgcataggccatggtcccaggatcttttccACCGAGAGCACTCTATTATCCAACAGGTTGACTTTAGTTGGTAGAgtacgtcgttgagcgtcaaaggatgggcagtgacacagaaggtgcccTAGAGTCCCATCGTACCCGCACAAATTggacgccgcactgttggccatccctattaggaatgaataggcatttgtaaatgcgacgcccaaccacacagtaaagttgtttcgcgacgggagagtcaaggtggcaggcgaagtcgcaattaagttagggtcgagagagtgcaagcgtgagttggtgaaacccggtcaattccatcgtagaagtgtgatgtggcgagcaagcgaTTAAAGATGCCGCGCAGCATCAATTCTTCATAGTGGTATAGGAAcacgctgatgtttttgatgagccgagcgcacagtttcatctgcgctgtcgttgccgacaattccgcaatggctcggcaaccattgaaatacaatgtcgtgtcctttctcgagcCCGTGGTGATGAGCGTGCCTTATTTCGTACGCCAGCTGCTCGTGTAAACCATGACGTAAggaaaactgcagagtttgtagggctgcttttgaATCGCATAAAATGGCGCAACGATTTGGTGGCTGCTGGAGCTGGTAATTGAGTGCACCTCGGAGAGCCGCAAGCTCTTCTGCTTTTGACGTGGTATATCAATTGCAGAAAGACGCGTCCGGTGGAGCCGTTGGAATTGGTGGAACTGTCCGTataaatgtgtatgcggtcaaaaAAGCACTAGGTTAGGAGAAGCAGAGACTCAGGGTTAGCGGTGACAAGTCTGCCTTATTAGCaacaggaactgagaggcacacgtgaattggCCGGAGACATCACAATGTTGGGCGTTCTACAGACTTGAAGCTGCAGATGGTATCGAGTCATAgtgtctcgtcacaatactacagaatgtagcctgtgggGACAAAGTGAAATACCCAGTGTTGCCCTACTGAGAAAACCTCgcattccccataactcctatatccaataacatcatatgacatatagaaaaaacgggtttttgtatggtatcctatatgtttcatatcggattattggatgtgggagttatggggcatatggatttttcaatagggcATGGTCATGTCCTTGTATTTGAGTGCACAaacttttttaaaataaaattcaGTTGGAAATTTACCACGTGTCCTGAGCACGGTAGCTCATGTCATTCTCTTATTGCGCGACGATCTTTACTCCTTCGTTGTATGTGCAGGTGTGTACAGCTATTTGTCATTTCTCCACAGTTCGTGTGAACAGCTCTGTCACATATCATAGTTGTGCATGTCGTTGAATTCATGTCGTCACCACGGCCGGGTGGGTGATTGATCGATTAACCTTCCGATAAATCGAGTAATCCTTTACTCGCGAATAATTACTTTGATCGCGATGAATCGGTTGCCGTGAGTAAAATAAAAGGACAAACGTCGGCGCCTACATCCCCGCGTCAGTTCCTCAAGAGCGAGGACGGGAATGACAGCGGTGGCGAAACGGCAAAGCATCCGTCTCGTATACGCGGGAGGTACTCGGTTCGAATGCCGGTGCCGCCGAAAAcccacagttctttttttttttttttttttttttgggggggggggtgttatggGTAGGAATGTATACCACCACCTGGCGCTTGGAGTTTTATCCTCCGGAGACCCAATCACAACTATGAAACATAATCGCTGTTTAATGTGGTTTTTGTTGTCCACTGTTATAACTCGAAAACCAATCTTTAAAATTTAGATACCACGATTTGATACCACGAAAGCTGCACCTCcgctatctccatcatctcctcatcttTGCTgtcgtaaaaactgcattttattGCCTAAactcagagatgaagatggaactacgtgaattacattgtcatgttgctgccacgtccggtattttcacgcaatctcagtgatttcgaaataCCTCCCAAGGTTGCCTTCGGCCGTCTGAGACGATACAGAGGTGTAGATCAATTTAGtctcaaatttctcgaaagcggatgacaagaatatgggtAAACCACTCCTTTACAGTCACACACGGACCGTATAACTCATACGCAGAATGGATATTttcgagtgaatttcgaaaaaaaaaaaaagttgaaggaaaCGTGCAAACGTACGAGGGGCCTTAGGAGGCGATACGAGCTCTCAACTCAAAATAGGGGGGCCCTACAGAGACATTTCCGAGGGTCTCAGGGCGGCCCTTGTCCCAACCGAAGGTGTGGTGAAATAGTCGAGCTTCCACCGCTGCAGTGGGAAGCAGACGAAGGCTATTGCCGGGAACCtataccggtaaaataggtagcACGGAGCTCCTGGTCACGTGCTAGGCCACTTTGGGAGCTCCAGACTCCCGGAAGGACACCAACCTATCGGAAAGTTGGCGGCATGGGACCGCCAACCTCCTACCAAGACCGCACCTGTAGGTCTTTCAGCGCAAAGGTGCTTCGAGCCAGTGGACTTCAGCCACTGCAGCCTTGTGGCAGTGTAGctgtttagcctggcgatcactTTGGCCATTGGTTGACCACCGATGGCGTCACGCGTACTACGTGAACCTTTAGGCACAGGCGCAATAAAACCTGGTATGCTACCATGAGTGCAGCAAACCTACCGGAGTCGAGACTCGCGCTGTGCGATGATCGAGAGGGTGGCGCCCCGAGGGACCCAATTTTTGTTAGTCACTAATAAATGAAGCCGATAGATAATGAAGCCAAGAAGTACACAAAGGAAATTATTTGTGGTTTTTAAGTGAAGTGCAGGAATGATAAACTAATATTCTTGTTAAACTAATATTCTTGTTATAGGACGGTGCAAAATGTCGTGTTGTAAACTTTTCTTTGTCAACGCAGCTTTATTGTCAATGTTTGGTTCAGCACATTTGTTTCTCATGTTTTGTAAGTGCATCACTCTAAACTGTTTGGGCTGAGGCCTCGTCAGGCACAAACTGCCTTTAGCCTCTGTCCCTGCATCAGGCTTTATGTGCTGTCTGCTGCgaaaactgaaataaaaaaaaaaatattgggaaatgaaagtggacataaaaacaacttgccgctggTGGGAACCGATTCCACAACCTCGTTAAACAGCGATAAAAAGAGATTTAAGACGAAACTTTAGCTCGGAATCTAAAGGGCAAATCACTTAGCTCGGCATCAACTGCGCCGAATTGGACCGGGTTTATTGCAGTTGAAACAAAGTTACAATGTCGTAACTGTATAGGAATCAAGTTTTCCATTTATGCTAGATCAATTTTTATGAATGACAATTCTTGAAAATCTCAAAGGCTCAACTATTAAGTTTACAACATTGTAACTAATAAACGATGTCACAATTCTTTAAACTGCGCCTAATAACGCATCTGAatcggacaaaattgatgtatatAATAATTAAGCCCCTTTAAAGTATATCGCttatttgtgagtaggactttgcAAAACCCTGGTAAACATTGTAACACTTTCTTGTAAGCTGTAAATTCACTTGTCAAGTTCGTCCACTTGAGAATATCTAACAGAGGCAGTTTACAGAACAGCGATACCTGTTGTTCTTGCAatgttacggatttgtaaactgtgagcgtgttttctttttttaaagcctTTTGATTTTTGGCAATTATCGTAAAATATTcgaggtaaaagaaaaaaaattgaagaaaaagaaaacagtagcCAGAACTTAACGTTCTCTCTCAAACGTGATAACTTTCAGTCAAATCGGTCTAGCGGTTGTCCGATGAGATCATTTCTGCATTTGACATGTAAAACCTGAATAGGGAAATCAGCGTTGGTCTCCAGTTGAAGCGTTCAACGACAGAAGGTGCTTTCAGACTCGAATAAATGCGATACTTTTCACTCCCCATCGAAAAACAATTAACACGTGTCAACAGCAAGTCGAAAACAGCCCGGTGCGTCGAAATTGCAGTTATTCAATATGGCTTATCATTGCCCGTGAATTAGATTGTCCTAAATTCGCTTAGCCAATCCGTTACAGAAAACGTAGACGCACCCGGCTTTCTGTTGCTGTTACGTTTGCtttttaacgaaaaaaaaaaaaccactgagAAATTTTGCGCGTGTTCATGAGTATGTATGTTACTTTACAGGGGAAAGGGCAACGGAAGAGAAATACCTTAGAGAACTTtgggaaataaagaaaaagccaTACCAAAAATTAATCACTGAAATAATTATATAGCTTCGCGATGCTGTCAAGAGTACGAATCATCCAAACGACAAaatcagcttttctttttttttttttttttttttttttttttttccactggtAATATGTGCGCTCTTTATGTGTTCTCGATGGGCGCCCGGAGACGGGTGAATCAGAGTCAAGCGAGAAAGCATATTGCATCACGACGTGAAAGCGACATGTTCAGAACTGCGCGCAGATGGCGGGCAAGGCCAGGGACCAACATCCGGTTTGACGTCAGGGGGGGGCCTTGCTCGAGCTTTTACCATGCTCGTGTTGTGCTCATGCTCGTATAATCTCTGCCCCCGCAGCAAAATGTGCATGAGCGATCTCAGACGCCACAGCAATAACGGAGTACCGACTCTATATGTTCGACTTTGTGTCTCTGTCAAGGTCCAAACGCTCTAAACCCTAGCAAAAATGAAAACACTGGCCGTGTCACAGCCTAAAATAATTTCCTGTAACACTTACCATACATTTCAAATAGGCTGCCAGTGAACTTACCTCTTCTTGGAACTGAACATAATATACAACAAtaagataattaaaaaaaaatttttaagcaGGGACCCATGAAGAAATAACACGAACCGCTGCAATTTCACTACAGTAAAACttcgtacgtgtgtgtgtgttacgtGCAGGGACTAGGGCAACTGCAAAAACCTGGAAGTTGGCTGCCCCCCGAGTCACGAAAATTTATGTCCCCAGAACCACGTCGGCATTACTTTTTGAAAAACTAAAGGGCCATGCCGCTATAATATGTAatacacaataataataataataataataataataatatcttcTTATGACCACGTGGAGGTTCTTCTTCAGATTGCACAGTTCGGTCTATTCCGAAACACTATTCCCAGGGTAATAACGAGATAATAATCGAACGCGAGTGGGAGGGCATTGTCGGGAAGCGAGATTGCGAGTACCAGACACCGACCAGCGCCCTTTGTTATCACACTTCTCCTCTGAACGCTCGACGTGCCGCTTGATTTTGCGAGGCTTTGTTTGGTGATATGCGCTGTATCGTAGCGGGATAACATAATTGTGCTGGTAGTTCTTAAACCGCACGGAAGATACAATCTGTGCGAGCCAGGCAATTTTTAAACGATAACGCGTATGATAAATTTGGCGACATGTGTTGGTGGTAGGGTAGCGAGTAAGGCGAGTGGGAAACTGGTCTGCAGTTGGTGCAAAGCTAAACTGACCGGACGACGCGATTGCACGGGTGTGGTCTAACAGCGATTTCCTTAGGCGTTGCCACATGTACGAGGAATCGTATTTAAATAAACTAGGTCGTCGCAAGCTCCAGTGAAAGCGCCGACGAAATTGCGCAAGGCGAATGATTTCAATTCCCCGCAAACAGCGATCCTGGTACAAATTTTCCAAAGTCACTGTTCGCGCAACAGCGGAATTTTACGAAAGAACCTGAAACGCACGAACCTTTGTCTCGTATCGATACGATCCTAATGGCACCGCGGAGACAGCGAAACACTCGCTATCTACAGTAAACCACGCCCCTGATAAACGTATCACGGCGGAAGTTCAAACAAGAATGTTATCGACTCTGCGTGGCCTGTACTAGCGCTTCACCGAAACCCCGACGAGGAATGTTGCGATCACCGAGTTGGGCAGCTGTAATACGCATTATTCGAGAACCGCAAGGCTACTTTCGCAATCACGTGTCCCCGCTAATTCGCAGAATTCAGAGGGGGAATTCCGCAAAACGCGACATTACAAACGAAACCAATTGCACACAGTGAGATTCCCTTATGCCGCGCGGTGTTCGGTCGTTTCGCAAGACGCAGCGGGTCGCGCGCGCAGCGCACGTTACTTGCACGAcgcaaagagaaaaaataaaaggcgAAACCGTGCGACCTTGGGGCGTGCGGCGTAGCACATACACAAACggcgcagcagcggcagcacacAAAGAGAAAGCCAAGCCGCAAGCGCGTCACATGTCGGCTCCGAAAGCGGCGGCGGCCGACGGAGGGGGAAAACAAGGAGCGGGGGCGACAACCACTTTTCTTTTACACAATGGCGTTTTATTGGACAACGCCCGAAACGCGCACCGTTTCGCTGGCGGCACCAAGCGTCCAAGCTTTCGATCGGCGGTTGTTTCggggcggtggcggtggtgacgATGAGATAGAGGGAGATTCATCCGAGTCCATGCAATATGTACACACAGCTTGAAGCGCGAACACGAGTCTCTCAAGTCCTGGGCAGAGTACGCGTCCTACGGCGCGTACGACGACACCATGATCTGACAGCCCTGCTTGACGTGCGTCATCACCTCCTGCTTGAGCCGGCACACCTGGTCGCGTAGCAGGCTCACCATGGAACCAAGCTCGGCGTTCTCGCTCTTGAGCGCGTTCACTTTCTCCTCGAGGCGCGAGATGCGTTCGAGCTTTCGCTTGCGGCACTTCGACGCCGCGATTCGGTTCCTCAGCCTCTTCCGTTCCAGCTTAATCCTCTCTTGGTCGCGCATGTCGATGGGCGACAGCGGCGGCGTGGCGCCCAGCCGAGGCACGGTCTGGGGCTCGTCTTTCACGTCGCCGCCCGTCGCCGAGTGCTCGGACGACGAAGGCAGGATGAAACTGTCGTTGGAGGTCGAGGCGCCCGAGTCGGACATGTCGGGGCCCGACATGGAGTGCTGCTGAAGCGCGGGTTGGTGGTGCTGTTGttgaggctgttgctgctgctggtgaAGTTGAGCGAGAGCGTCGACGAAGCCGCGAGCGTACTGCTCCTGTTCCTCGGTGGCGGTCCGCGAGAACAGCGTGGTCggagtcggcgtcggcgtggtcACCAGTCCGTTGTGAGCGATGATGAGCCGCTCGAGCTCCGGCGACGCCAGCTGCAGCATGTTCAGGTCCGGAGAGGTGAGCAGGCCCGAGCATCGGGCCTGCTTGCTGCGCTCGGGTCGCCCCGCGCTGTTCAAGTCCAGGGTCATGCTCCGCTTGCGCGAGCTCAGCTCCTCACGTCTcgacagctgctgctgctgctgttgctgtgctGGCTGATGCATCGTCGGGCGCGCGCTGTTGCCTCCGCTACTGTCCTCGTAGAAAGTGGTCTCCATCGCGGTCGGCCGCGCCCCTCGCTTCGCGCGCACAACTCCTGCCAGCGGGCCGCGCGTTGCTCGCACACCCCGAAAAAAACACGCACACGGCGGTACTGCTCGGACCGACACGGGTGTGAGTCACGCGCAAATTCCCCCCCACATCGCCTTTATAAACTGGTGACTCACCGAGAATACGTTGGAAGACGTCACTTCCGCCTGACATCATGTAGAAGCGACGCGATTCGCTGAGCGTGATGTCATACCGTTCACGTGATCCGTGTCGTCACGGTCTTGGTTGTTTCCAGGAAGAGCGGAAATGGGGAATGATGAGAGTTGTTTTCGTCCTACCTCAGTGGGTACGTGTAGTGGAAAGCACGCGGCGAAATTTCGATTTTGGCGCTGTAATCGCTTATGATTAAAACTGCACACTtatgcgaaacaaaaaaaaatgtctataCATGGAAACATACTTTCAAAAGGATTTAGTTACTAATAAATTTACAAGTAGCGCGAAGTGCTTGAAACTAATGAATATAAAGAAATAAACGTTATTTCGCTTTTTTATTGCTAGTGATCGCAGCGCTTTTCTGTTTGATGCGGCAACAGTACGCAATAACAACGTGACAGTAGCAACGTCCACACTAAGAAGCACTGTTTCAAATTTAGTGCTTGGTCGCTCTGCGTGGGTAGGAGCGGGCGCCGTTTTTTCCGGTTCGGAATTAGCGATCACGTCATACTCCCCGCAGTTTATGCTCGATCCGCCCTTGCTTCTACGGCCGGTACGGCCAGTACTACAGCCTACGAATGCGCTCAAGTTGGTTCGCGCGCGCACCAACAAGCTTGGTAGCACTCGATCGGGATACCCCACTGCGTAGAAGTCGGGCGTCAGACCGTGCCGTTATACAACAATTTGGACTTTCGTACGAAAGAATGTCAAAAAGCAACCAGGAAGTAAAGGCTCCACAATATCTAGCCCTGCGGCGGTTAAACGATAATGCGCAGGTTCACGGGCGTGCGTTGGGTGCCGCAACGAGGCAGCTAGCCAAGTTGTCTTGCGAAGCAGTCGCAGACATGTCAACTAAGGTGGTGCCAAGTAAAGAAATAACGAAACAATTCCCCACTTGCGCAGCCAAACAACTCGGAGGAAGGCGGTGTCGACCGGGAAGTTTGTCGCGGAGGGCTTAAATCTGCCCGCGGCGGTGGTATTTCTCGAACGCGCGCATCTTCCAGATGGGAAACTCGGGacaaaagagaaaacaaaatgtTGCGGAAAGGGCACAGGCTGCAGATCAAAAAGTGAATGCGGGCAAAACCGCTATGTCTACAAAAAAATCAAAGAGAGCGAGACAAGCGACATTTTTATTCGTGTAAATGCAACCAGCAGTACCTCGCCTAAATGATAATCGAAGCCACGCATTCCACGACGGTCTCCGATATCATTGTCTACATTATCAGCAGTCTCGTGAATCGACGTTCCGCATCTGATACGCGATACGCTCACGAGTTTCACGAGTCTGTCTATCGCACAATGGCAAAGACCAATGTAGCGCACTCGTGGTAGCGGATGCAGCGTGCGTTGAGCGATGGGGCTGCTGTCCCTGCTGTGTTGCCAGGATTCCTGGATCAGTTGcaccaggctttttttttttttttaatttattcttgTTCGTATCTGTTTACATAAAGTTGGTATTGTAGGTTTCCCTTGAGCTACTGAATAAATATTCCGGAGCTGATACATACCACGTGAGATTCACAGGCGTTATCGCTAAACGAAAAGAGCAATTAACGCACAGGATTTCTACAAAAACGACAGTTCGATCATGCTCTGCGTACACAGGACGCTgctctagcgctactcaacttgcgcatgttacgcgcctcaagcgatatcaCACTGTCACTCAGCCCTAACTCCcatggtgggcttcgtctgcaaAACGGGGagtgtaacgccttggttgaggcgaaaggaagaagaggaagacgacgGATCTTTTTGGGTGCAGAGCGCAGAAtgaaaccggtgctggactgttttcctagactctcatccatcatctgtaaataaacacgcctcatccgtaacaatatattgcaACTGACAGTGGTCAGGCACAGACCCCCCTCAGTTTGCTCCTCGAAGAGGTAGGACGTGTGTTGAGTGAGTTCCAAACGACagtttgcaatgtggtgaatgcagtttaaatcatggatccgggacctctaAGGGGTGTGACCTAATGCATATGCAtttttctcgcatttaccgctaaatcataactgatttttttttctagattgcTTGCCTAAGGCCATAGTTATAAAACACCACCTTATATACTTTCAACTTATATAAAAACCTTGTATTGCTTATATACAAAAGCGTATATGTCTGAACGGTTATACTCGCTGCAGTAAATAAAGCTAGCAGCAGGGCACCACAAAGCAGTACACATTTCAAAAAAGTTTGTTCGGAGCACATGTCTTCTAACGGACACATATGCCTGTCATTAGCAATAATTTACATTTGATGCAGCACATAAAGCCACAAGAAACTTGGAAGAGTAGATAGAGACAATGAGAACACTGTATTTAGATCACAATGACTTGTTCGGAAAATCTGCTGTTGCTGATTTCATCTGTTCGGAAACTTGTCTGTATAAGTTAGCTTGAAAGAACTATCCCTCTTATGTCCTTTCACGATCAGAAGACTTCCAATGGAAGGTTTGGAGACTGACGAGCGAGATATTATGGAGAACAGAACTGATTTTTTGTAAAACGTCGCACAACATTAGTAAAATTGTAAACCTTTGCAGAAACATTCGTAATCCTTACAAAGAATTCAAGAGAGTTGCCAAGTATGTATTCTGGACACCGTTATATTTCGCCATGTTGGCCTTTTCAGCCTGTCACACCTGACAGGTTTAAGGCAGTTGACTTAGGACAGGCCCTGCATGTCACTGAGTAACAGACTGATTGTTTAAGAGTTACATAGGGAGGAAGATGCGACTTCTAGCACACGTGAAGCGGACTACTACTGGAATGTGAAAGAAGAGGGGTTGGCGGAGAACAAGATTAAATGGTGGACAACACCCGTCTTACTgaagttatgtctggtggttAGTTAATCTACCCAGACCGCTACGACATATACATAAGCTGTTTTAATGGGAGGCATTCTTTACCACTTACGAGATAAAT contains the following coding sequences:
- the LOC119433258 gene encoding transcription factor Jun — translated: METTFYEDSSGGNSARPTMHQPAQQQQQQQLSRREELSSRKRSMTLDLNSAGRPERSKQARCSGLLTSPDLNMLQLASPELERLIIAHNGLVTTPTPTPTTLFSRTATEEQEQYARGFVDALAQLHQQQQQPQQQHHQPALQQHSMSGPDMSDSGASTSNDSFILPSSSEHSATGGDVKDEPQTVPRLGATPPLSPIDMRDQERIKLERKRLRNRIAASKCRKRKLERISRLEEKVNALKSENAELGSMVSLLRDQVCRLKQEVMTHVKQGCQIMVSSYAP